CAAAACCCCCATTGAACCATATGGAGAACCGGCAATGAACCGAACGACCACGATGAAAAGCATCATGAAGATTGCCGCCAGCGCGCTGCTGGCGCTGGCCCTTGTCCCCGCCAACGCATCCGCCTTCCGCGTCTATTCGCCGAACGTGACGCCGGATGAAACGGCCATCGGCTTCTGGGGCGAAGCGACCGGCGAAGGAGGCACGGGCGCCGGCAAAAAACCGGAAAGCAAGCGGGCGCAGATCGAACTGCGCCATACCTTTTATGACCGGCTCGACCTCGGCGCCGCGGCCGTGGCGGAAAGCGGCGCCAGCGGCAATGGCGGCGAGGATATCGGCTACTCGCGCTTCAAGCTGCGGGCCGTCATGCAGGTGACCGAAAAGAAGGCGCACTTCGTAGATTTCGGCGTTTATATGGACTATCAGCTTATGAACAGCGCCATCCGCTCCACCATTCCGGATTACCTGAACATCTTCCTGCTGTTCGAAAAGGATTTCGACGCCTGGCACATGACCGTCAACCCCGGCATCCGCAAGAACATGTCGATAGTCGCGGGAACGCAGGACAACGTGGCGGAATACCAGGCGGAGGCCAAGTATCATCTGGATCCGCTGTTCAACCCCGGCGTGCAGGCCTACGGCATCAATCTGGGGGAATGGACGAAATTCAGCGCCGCGGGCGATCAGTTGCACTATGCCGGACCGGCCTTCGACGGCAGTTTGCCGGAAGTCGGCGGATTCACGGTACACTATGAGGGAGCGTTGCTCTTTGGCCTTTCCCCGGCAAGCTACAACGTCCTCGCCAACGGCGTGCTGGAAATCCGCTTCTAGCCCGTATCATTCATGATGGATCATGCATAATACGCAAACGCCGATTTTTTGAAATCGTGCGCGCTGGCTTGCATCGTTCTTGGCCGTCATACCTGTATTTGTCATTCTGAGCGCAACGAAGGAGCGGCGGAATATATATGCGGCGGCGAAATGCAATGGAGCCAGCCGCGCACAAACCGCCGCGGAAACGCCCTTTAAGGGCGAAGAATCTCTTTCCGGAAAGTGATCCTTCGCCTTTGGCTCAGGATGACAACTTAACGGCCATCGTGGAATTACACGGATAACCGGGTCAGCGGATTTGCCGGCCCGGCTCGCTCTCCAGCAGTTTCTTCATCATCTCTTTGCGCAGGCTTGCTAGATCGGGGTAGGGGGCGAATTGTTCCGATTCCATCAGCTTGGGGTTCACGTAGATCGCCTCCATGAGGGTAAAGGCGGCGCGGGCCTGATCCTGCATATCAAGGAAGGTGTGGGCCATCTCGCACAGCACCCACTCGCGGCCCTTGGGCCGGCAATCCATGATGGCGCGGTACACGGTGATTGCCTCGTCGTGGCGGTTACTCTCCTTCAGCGCGGCGGCGCGCTTGAATCCCGCCAGCTTCATGTTCTCCACCACGATGTCGCGGTCCGGAATGTCGTTGACCAGCAATTCGCGGTAGATGTCGAACGCCTTGCCGTGCCGCTCGTTCTTGCGCAGCTCCACGGCGAAGTTGTTGAACGCCGCGGCGGTGTTGACCGGATCCTCGGCGGCAACCGAGCGGAATATCCGCTCCGCCTCTTCATATTGGCGGTGGCGGGTCAGGAGAATGGCCCGGTCGATGCGGGTGTCCACCGAATTGTCCGAGATCACGTCCTCTTGCGCCTTGGTTTTTTGCAGCACGGCGGCGGCGAACGTATCCAGCCGCCCCTCAATCCCTTCCAGCCCCAAACCGCGAATGTCGCCTTCCGCCAACGCGGCCAGGATGGGGGCGTATGGCGCGGGGGGGAGTTTTTCGGGGAAATGCCGGTTATCATGTTCCATCTTTTTCACGATTGTTTCGGCGTCGGCGAGATACTTCATGCCCGTGTCGAACCACTGCCGCGCTTTGGCGGCCCCTTCGGTTTTAACGGCGGTCTTCACCAGCGACAGACAGCAGGCGCCGATTTTGGCATACGGATCCGGCGCCGTTTTTTCCAGCCGGGCGGCCTCGCGGTAGTCGCCCAGCGCCGGGATGAACTCCTTCGCCTTGTAATAGGCGTCGCCGCGCTCCATCAGCGCCTCGAAGTTCGGCCCCAGCGCAATCGCATCGGAAAAGCTTTGTATCGCCGCTTCATAATCGCCGGCGCGCATCAGCTCCTCCCCCTTCGCCAGAAGCTGCTTGTACGTGCCCGTGGCGGCGGGATCCGGCGCCGTTTCGACATCCAGCGGCGCTCCCCCGTGCGCCCCGCCCTCCAGTTCGGCCTTCATCACCGCGCCGTACCGTTCCAGCGCCGACAGCACCTCCTCGATGTTTTTTTCCGCCGACGCGTTGGGGGTGAGGAAACAGGCGGCGCGGATGCCGAACCCGCCGAGCAGGCGGAACACCTCCCGCTGTTTTTGCGACGAGATATTTCCGACAAAAACCGGGATGAACGGCTTCAGCGACACGCCGGGGGCCGCCAACTTCACCTCGCGCAGCAGATGCACGAGATTGAAGTCGGTGAACTTCGGCTTGAAATGGAGCATCACCAGATGGCCGTTATCAATCCATTTGACGATGTTGTGGATCAGCACCTTTACCGCCTGATCCGGCTGCGGGTGCGGCTCAAGGCCGATCTTGCCAAAGATTTCGGCAAGGTCCGTGGCCAGCGCCGTATCTTCAAGCCGGTACGAGATGTGCGGGTGGCGCTTGCCGGCGAACTCAAGCCGGTCGGCATACATGAGCGCGGCCCGCTGCTTGAAGGGAAGATTTTTTAACAGTTCGGGTGAAACCGCCGTTTTTTTACCAGCGGCGGACACCGGCGTTTCCATAATAATCGCTCCCGTTATCGGCCATTACGTCAGCGGCTGGCCCTTTTTAATGGCATCCAGTTCCCGTTGCGCGGCGGTGAGGTTCGGGTTCAGGTCCAGCGCCTTCTGGAAATTTTTTTCGGCCAATTTCAGTTGTCCCCCCTCAACATACGCTTTCGCCATGTTGAAGTAAATACCTTCGTCTTTCGGGTCGATTTTGACGGCGGTCTCGTACTCGAGGATGGCCTCTTTCCATTTCCCCTGGCGGCGCAGGGCGATGCCAAGGCGGTTGTAGGTATGGATGGTGTCGGAATGCTTTTCCAGCGACGCGCGGAAGTAGTGCTCGGCCATTTCCGCCTTCCCCATTTTCAGGAGTTCCTCGGCGATTTCGGACGCTTTGGAAGATTCGCCCTTCACCGCCGCGCCGAACGCCGCGGCCGCCTTGGATTGATCCCCCTTGTTCAGGTAAATCTTCCCCATGACAATGTGGCGGTCGGAATTGCCGGGGCTGATTTCAACGGCCTTTTGCAGCGATGCCAGCGCGGCGTCTTCGTTCCCTTCCTTGATGTACAGGCCGGCGCTCTTTATGTGCGCTTTCAGGAACTGCGGATTCTGCCGGATGGCGCTGGCGTATGCGGCATGGGCCTTATCGGCATCGCCGATCATTTCGTGCGCCTCGCCGATATGCACATGGACGCGGGCGCTCTCCCGCATTTCCTTCGCCTGCTCAAACAGCGCAAGCGCCTTCTGGTGCTGCCCCTGCCGGAGCAGTTCTTCGCCCACCTTGATCAACTTGACATGCTCGGGGGGGTTGGCGCGCGCCTCAAGGACATGCTGTATTTTTTCGGCCAGGATGTTGGCGACGAACGGCTTGATGATGTAGCCGTTCACGCCGATCTCGCCGGCCTGCGCGACCTGCGTGCTATCCACCTCGGCGGTCACCATGAGGATCGGCACGTCCTGTATCGGCGTGTCGCCCCGTATTTCGCGCGCCGCGTGGATGCCGGGCATGCGCGGCATGTTCCAGTCCAACAGCGTGAAACGGCAGTTCGCGTTGCCGCGCAACACGGCCAGCGCGGTATCGCCATCGTCGGCCTCCATCACGGTGGAGACCCCGATCTGCTTGAGCATGTTTTTTATGGTGCGGCGCATGTTGGTCATGTCGTCCGCCACCAGCACATAGCCGGATTTGAAATAGTCGATCAGGTTCACGGTCTTTTTTTCGTTTGTCATTATGGTTATATCCGTCAGTTGATCAGGAAATCAGCCGGTCAATCCGTCCCATCCGTTCTTTTTCATAATTGAGCACCAGTTTCTCGTAGGGTTCGTCCATCAGCGGACTCGATATGACGAAATCGGCGGTGGCGCGGTCGCACGCCAGGACGATATTGTAAACGGTGGCGATGCGCTGCAAGGCGTAGATATCCGGCTCGTGCGGATGGGCCTGCAACGGATCCCACAGGAAGATCACGATATCCATCTCGTGCTCGGCGATCTTGGCGCCGATCTGCTGGTCGCCTCCCAACGGGCCGCTTTTGAACTTGTGGAGAGTCAACCCCAGTTCCTTCTCCAATATCGCGCCGGTGGTGCCGGTGGCGAACAGCTCGCGCTGCACCAACAGTTCCTTGTTATACCGCGCCCATTCCAGCATGTCCTTTTTGCGGGAGTCGTGCGCAACCAGCGCGATCCTTTTTTTCCGCGGAAACCGTATTTTAATCAGCGGTTCATAATTCATACGCGCATCCTTTCCTTAAATAGCGGCAATCCGTAAATCCCGATGCCGCCCATGCATGCCCGCGGCCCGGTCAATCCCACAAGTCGCGCTTGTTGAGCGCATCCATTTCCGTTTTCGCCTCCGTGAGGGTGGGGTCGAGATCCAGCGCTTTGCGGAAGGCCTGGTACGCCCGCTCCCTCTGCCCGCCCTCCACGCAGGCCTTTCCGATATTGAAGTGTATGCCGGCGTCCTTCGGGTCGATTTTGATGGCGGTCTCGTACTCGAGGATCGCCTCTTTCCATTTTCCCTGTCGGCGCAGGGAAATGCCGAGGCGGTTGTAGACATGGACGTTGTTGGCCTGCTTTTGCAGGGAGGTGCGGAAAAAGTGCTCCGCCATGTCGTCCTTGCCATGCTTCAGCAGTTCTTCGGCGATCTCCGAGGCCATCGCCGCCTCCTGCCTCACCGCCAGCGTGTATGCCTCTTTGGCCTTCACAATATCCCCCTTTTTAAGGTGGATGTTGCCGATGGAAAAATGCCGCCGCGGGTTGTTGGGGCTGATCTCCACCACTTTCTTGAAGGCGGCCAACGCCGCGTCAAGATTTCCCTGTTTTTCGTACAAAGCGGCGCTCCGCAGGTGCGCCTTAAGGAACAGCGGATTCAGCGCTATGGCGGCATTGTACGATTCATGCGCCTTGGCGTCTTCGCCGGTCAGTTCACGCGTTTCGCCGATGCTTACATGGATGCGGGCGCTCTCCCTGAGTATTTTGGCCCTTTCAAAAATGGCGAGGGCCTCCTCATATTCCCCCCGCAGGGCAAGCTCTTCCCCCGCCTTCAGCAGCCTCACATGCTCCGGCGGGGCGGCGCGCGTCGCGAGGACGGCCTGGATTTTCTCTTCCAGCGTTTTCGCCACGAACGGTTTTACGATGTAGCCGTTCACGCCGGCTTCCCCCGCCTGCATGACCTCGGCGCTGCCCATTTCACAGGTAACCATTAAAATCGGAATATCCTGGTTTGCGGCCTTGGAACGGATTTCGCGCACCACGTCGATGCCCGACATCCGCGGCATGTTCCAGTCCAGAAGGATGAAGTGGCAGTTGTCCTGGGTGTCGAGTATGTGCAGGGCGGTATCGCCGTCATCCGCGTCCACAACATTGACCAGACCAACCTGCTTGAGCATGGATCTGATGGTGCGGCGCATGCTGGTCATGTCTTCGACCACCAGTATGTACCCGTCCTTGAAATGCTCCCTTAGATCCACTTTTTCTCCAGCATCTTGAAACTGTCACACCGATAATGACCGGCGTTTTTACGGCTGCGGGAATCACTCTGTTATTGCAAGGGTATTATATACCGCCCCCGCAAAAGAAGTATGCACCCGCCCCGCTCTCCGCCATTCGGCTTTGATACGGCCATTCGTTAACACAACCGGATTTGCATGTTTAAAGAAGAAACCGCAAGAACGCTCAAACCCCGCCACAGATAACCCAAGAACACCCGCCATTTAGATACACGAACAAAAACAATGCACCAAAAAAGATACACTGAGGCATATAAACAGCACATTTATTGCTATGATAATCCGCAAGTTTTTCATAACACGCTGAATATATTAACTAACAAACATTGGCACAGTATGTGCTTTATACAAAAGGCAAGAAACGTTAAAACGAAAAACTAACATCTGTTTGGAAGGAATAAGGAAAATGACATTCGATATTTGGTTCGTAGCGGTGATCTCTTTGGTATTCGTCCCCTTCCTGGTTTTTACCTTGGCGGCGCCCGCTTTCAGCAAAAAGTAACAAAGGCGGCGGCGGGCCATCCCATCTCACCAAGCCGTGAGCGGGGGTGGCTTCACCAAACTAAAAAGAAAAGCCAACCGGCAATTTATAAGGAAAAAGGAAAATGATGTTTTTTGTATTCTCTATTTTGGTGTTGATCCCGATGGCAACCTCCGTCGCGGTTTTTAACTTTGCGGGATCAACCAAGGCATCCGCCTTCACCAAAAATTGAAAGAGACCGTTGCGGCCTTTGCGGATTCACTGAACTGACCGTTGGCCGGGACAAGCATCCCGGAAAACACGTTTCAATAAACCCGTAAAGGCCGCCCTCCCCCGCTATTTCCCCGTAACCGTAACCTTCCGCATCACGACCTTTTCGAGCGGGTTGTCCGATCCGTCCCGTTTCACGGAAACTATCTTGTCGGCCACATCCATTCCTTCGGTCACTTCGCCGAAAGCGGTGTACTGTCCGTCGAGAAAATCGGCATCGGCCACGCAGATGAAGAACTGCGAACCGGCGCTGTCCGGATTCTGCGACCGCGCCATCGAAACAATGCCGCGCTTGTGGCGGGTATCGTTAAATTCGGCTTTTATGGCGTAGCCGGGGCCGCCCATGCCGTCGTTGGATCTGTCGTTGTCCTTCGAGTTCGGGTCGCCGCCCTGGATCATGAAGCCCGGTATGACCCGGTGAAAAGTGGTGCCGTCATAGAATCCGGCCCGCGCCAGTTTTTTGAAATTTTCCACATGGCCGGGGGCTTTGGCCGGAAAAAACCGGATTTTGATAGCGCCCAGCGCGGTCTCTATCGTTGCGGTCTCCTCGGTTTTTTTGGCCGGCGCCTTTTCGGCGGCGAACGCGGACGTGGCGGCGAACGCGACAATCATGGAAACAAGCATCAGGCGCGAAAAACGGAACATATCATCTCCTCCCGGATAAATTGATTTTGGTTTATAACGCAACGCCGCCAATTGTACCCCATTTGCGGTGAAAGGTGGATATGGGCCGCAAAGTCGGTAGTGTCTCAGTTTGAATTGTAGATAACCTCGGTAGAATGTTTTTTCTTAGAACCTTTGTAAGCTCCCCGTGATTTCGGCTCAGGATTCAAGATAAGGGCATCTATATCTTCCATGCTCCAAAGGGTATCAGACAATCCGGCTTGCATTGCCGGAGTAACTTTCAAGGTTTTATGAATCCGCACAAAGTTATAGAACATGAAATATAGGGACAAGGCGTGAAAATGGTTTTCCAGCTTCTTGGAAAAGGCGTTTGTTAATCTGGTGAATCTTCGCATTCCCATGCGCATATTGAGGTTTTGCCGCTCTACATGACTTGTGGAAACAGTATTCAGATCAGGATTGCCGGTGATTGCGGTCTTTTTTGTCCCGACACATTCAGAGCCGCTATATCGACGTTCGCCTTCGGGGGAATCTCCGTATATTTTAACCAGCATGGCATAGTCCACGCCATCGCCAAAGGTTTCCTCAACGGCCTCTACATAAACCTTATGCCCGTCGGTGGTTAATTGAACCTTACTTGCGAGACGGGATTTTAAATCACCCATAAATATTTTGGCACATTCAGCGTCGCGTTGGCCGACCAGATAGCTAATCATAAGTTTGTTGTCGGGGTCTAATCCCGTCCATGTCCATACATCGCCCGCGCCGTCATTATCCAATTCTTTCGAGTTTTTTTCTTTGGCATAGACGAAAGACCAGATTTCATCGCATTGCACACGTTCGCTTTTTACGCCCTTAACGTGTTCATCGTGGTAGGCCGCACAAGCCGTTCCAGCGTCCACGAGAAGCTTGGTGACGGTGTTTATGGATACCTTGGCAACGCGGGATATGGAGCGCATGGAAGAACCCTCGCAAAGCATTTCGAGTATCTGGATTCGTTTCTCTACAGGTAACTTGTTCATGCCACAATTATAATGAACTTTATGCTTGACTGTCAAGCTCTTTCTATTCTTAAGCGCGGTTTCTCCTTTCCAGCTACTAAAATATAGCTCTACCAGCGGCTAGGGCGTCAATATAGCATATTTATTTTTCATATTTTAATATTATTGTGGTATTATCGAAGCGCTGGAGCTGGCTAGAGCTGTTATTTTAAAGCTTAAAGACATTAAAGGAGCAAATCTATGGCGCTTGGTAATGAAATGAGGAGGTTGGCGAAAAAATGGGCCAGTGGTGGGGCTTGGCCAAAACGTTTGGAGTGGCTTGAACTGAAGCAAATAAGGGGTTGGGAAGGTGGACAAAGAATATCGTTTTCTTTTCCAATAGTTGCAATTGTAGGCGAAAACGGCTCGGGGAAAAGCACTCTACTCCAAGCCGCCGCTTGTGCATACAAAGCAGAAGAAGTTGGCAGAACTTGGTATCCTTCTGAATTTTTTCCGGATACCGCTTGGGATAGTATTCAAAAAGCCGCTATCACATATGGATATATGCAAGGAAGCGACCATCTAACACATTCCATTACAAAACTAACGAAGCGATGGTTGCGACAGGTGGAGCGCCCTATAAGAGCGGTGAGATATATTGATTTGAGCCGCATTCAGCCGGTTGCCACGCGTGTTGGATATGCCCGTATCGCCAAAACAGAACACCAAGAAGCATCAGCAGTGTCATTTGATGAAGCCCAAGTAAAAAGATTATCGCAAGTGATGAATCGCCCTTACG
This genomic interval from Nitrospinota bacterium contains the following:
- a CDS encoding methylglyoxal synthase; amino-acid sequence: MNYEPLIKIRFPRKKRIALVAHDSRKKDMLEWARYNKELLVQRELFATGTTGAILEKELGLTLHKFKSGPLGGDQQIGAKIAEHEMDIVIFLWDPLQAHPHEPDIYALQRIATVYNIVLACDRATADFVISSPLMDEPYEKLVLNYEKERMGRIDRLIS
- a CDS encoding tetratricopeptide repeat protein, encoding MTNEKKTVNLIDYFKSGYVLVADDMTNMRRTIKNMLKQIGVSTVMEADDGDTALAVLRGNANCRFTLLDWNMPRMPGIHAAREIRGDTPIQDVPILMVTAEVDSTQVAQAGEIGVNGYIIKPFVANILAEKIQHVLEARANPPEHVKLIKVGEELLRQGQHQKALALFEQAKEMRESARVHVHIGEAHEMIGDADKAHAAYASAIRQNPQFLKAHIKSAGLYIKEGNEDAALASLQKAVEISPGNSDRHIVMGKIYLNKGDQSKAAAAFGAAVKGESSKASEIAEELLKMGKAEMAEHYFRASLEKHSDTIHTYNRLGIALRRQGKWKEAILEYETAVKIDPKDEGIYFNMAKAYVEGGQLKLAEKNFQKALDLNPNLTAAQRELDAIKKGQPLT
- a CDS encoding peptidylprolyl isomerase, with amino-acid sequence MFRFSRLMLVSMIVAFAATSAFAAEKAPAKKTEETATIETALGAIKIRFFPAKAPGHVENFKKLARAGFYDGTTFHRVIPGFMIQGGDPNSKDNDRSNDGMGGPGYAIKAEFNDTRHKRGIVSMARSQNPDSAGSQFFICVADADFLDGQYTAFGEVTEGMDVADKIVSVKRDGSDNPLEKVVMRKVTVTGK
- a CDS encoding IS1 family transposase gives rise to the protein MNKLPVEKRIQILEMLCEGSSMRSISRVAKVSINTVTKLLVDAGTACAAYHDEHVKGVKSERVQCDEIWSFVYAKEKNSKELDNDGAGDVWTWTGLDPDNKLMISYLVGQRDAECAKIFMGDLKSRLASKVQLTTDGHKVYVEAVEETFGDGVDYAMLVKIYGDSPEGERRYSGSECVGTKKTAITGNPDLNTVSTSHVERQNLNMRMGMRRFTRLTNAFSKKLENHFHALSLYFMFYNFVRIHKTLKVTPAMQAGLSDTLWSMEDIDALILNPEPKSRGAYKGSKKKHSTEVIYNSN
- a CDS encoding tetratricopeptide repeat protein, whose protein sequence is MDLREHFKDGYILVVEDMTSMRRTIRSMLKQVGLVNVVDADDGDTALHILDTQDNCHFILLDWNMPRMSGIDVVREIRSKAANQDIPILMVTCEMGSAEVMQAGEAGVNGYIVKPFVAKTLEEKIQAVLATRAAPPEHVRLLKAGEELALRGEYEEALAIFERAKILRESARIHVSIGETRELTGEDAKAHESYNAAIALNPLFLKAHLRSAALYEKQGNLDAALAAFKKVVEISPNNPRRHFSIGNIHLKKGDIVKAKEAYTLAVRQEAAMASEIAEELLKHGKDDMAEHFFRTSLQKQANNVHVYNRLGISLRRQGKWKEAILEYETAIKIDPKDAGIHFNIGKACVEGGQRERAYQAFRKALDLDPTLTEAKTEMDALNKRDLWD
- a CDS encoding tetratricopeptide repeat protein, coding for METPVSAAGKKTAVSPELLKNLPFKQRAALMYADRLEFAGKRHPHISYRLEDTALATDLAEIFGKIGLEPHPQPDQAVKVLIHNIVKWIDNGHLVMLHFKPKFTDFNLVHLLREVKLAAPGVSLKPFIPVFVGNISSQKQREVFRLLGGFGIRAACFLTPNASAEKNIEEVLSALERYGAVMKAELEGGAHGGAPLDVETAPDPAATGTYKQLLAKGEELMRAGDYEAAIQSFSDAIALGPNFEALMERGDAYYKAKEFIPALGDYREAARLEKTAPDPYAKIGACCLSLVKTAVKTEGAAKARQWFDTGMKYLADAETIVKKMEHDNRHFPEKLPPAPYAPILAALAEGDIRGLGLEGIEGRLDTFAAAVLQKTKAQEDVISDNSVDTRIDRAILLTRHRQYEEAERIFRSVAAEDPVNTAAAFNNFAVELRKNERHGKAFDIYRELLVNDIPDRDIVVENMKLAGFKRAAALKESNRHDEAITVYRAIMDCRPKGREWVLCEMAHTFLDMQDQARAAFTLMEAIYVNPKLMESEQFAPYPDLASLRKEMMKKLLESEPGRQIR